A single region of the Malaclemys terrapin pileata isolate rMalTer1 chromosome 2, rMalTer1.hap1, whole genome shotgun sequence genome encodes:
- the LOC128832254 gene encoding zinc finger protein 3-like, translated as MGNTPYKCIACGRSFRLSSALLRHQRSHAEQIPRHPTDCGESFQQRSAFARPQRIHWAEKRYECADWGKAFGQSSELIRHQGLHTGKRPYMCSECGKSFSWSSTLGAHRRIHPGERPHQCRECGERFNWSTTLLVHQMSHTGQRPYKCTECGKGFSHSSALVQHQIMHTGERPWTCSGCEKSFGQSKSLLAHQRSHTGNRPYGCSACGKGFQRSAELL; from the coding sequence ATGGGAAACACGCCCTACAAATGCATTGCCTGTGGGAGGAGCTTCCGGCTGAGCTCAGCACTCCTGAGACACCAGAGGAGCCACGCTGAGCAGATCCCCCGCCATCCCACTGACTGTGGGGAGAGCTTCCAGCAGCGCTCTGCCTTTGCCAGACCCCAGAGAATCCACTGGGCGGAGAAAAGGTACGAGTGTGCCGACTGGGGCAAGGCCTTTGGGCAGAGCTCAGAACTGATCAGACATCAGGGACTCCACACCGGCAAGCGGCCCTACATGTGCTCCGAGTGTGGGAAGAGCTTCTCTTGGAGCTCAACCCTTGGAGCTCACCGGAGGATCCACCCAGGCGAGAGACCCCATCAGTGCAGGGAATGTGGAGAGCGCTTCAACTGGAGCACTACCCTCCTCGTTCACCAGATGAGCCATACGGGGCAGAGACCTTACAAATGCACTGAGTGTGGGAAAGGCTTCAGTCACAGCTCGGCTCTCGTTCAGCATCAAATAAtgcacacgggagagagaccctggACCTGCTCCGGGTGCGAGAAGAGCTTCGGTCAGAGCAAATCCCTCCTTGCCCATCAGAGGAGCCACACGGGGAACAGGCCCTATGGGTGCAGCGCGTGTGGGAAAGGCTTTCAGCGAAGCGCAGAGCTTCTCTGA